One Palaemon carinicauda isolate YSFRI2023 chromosome 4, ASM3689809v2, whole genome shotgun sequence DNA segment encodes these proteins:
- the LOC137639374 gene encoding uncharacterized protein, whose translation MYTDENLVLYFSGGFAGLYSQFGAYQRWCRTTSTRAQFHEKTLEMAGLLDDPDCPRAGRHRELEKAEIKKSEKAVQRVITAVRNFTNPFTIPDKDRLYSLASGSPTSKDVERDVLEADAVGKAAKADFITRLQSGHQGSFFDPIKRKKLKTMEACNKKIKLTSSQGKVIQYQEQSNVAFLLLVKSQCLDEPIDLDELMKYSLMPVPPSIGTSDGFFAKTNKATILHYLMEEFNQDELPYPKDALFIQDGMALLHVLSNLPPTCGEICLQILDQMIAKKHFLFSTDSYFPGSIKAQERLRRGSWQPNKKSSKSHLMFIRSIMGQSSEWRVKQKSQHNVQIVKNGSGKTHLAGFKMCQANYILCSVFD comes from the exons ATGTACACAGATGAAAACTTGGTTTTATACTTTTCAGGTGGCTTTGCTGGACTGTACAGTCAATTTGGGGCATACCAGAGGTGGTGTCGCACAACTTCCACGCGGGCCCAGTTTCATGAAAAGACCCTTGAAATGGCTGGCCTTCTTGACGATCCTGACTGCCCAAGGGCTGGGAGGCATCGCGAGCTTGAgaaggcagagataaagaagagtgagaaagctgttcaaagagtcatcactgctgtcagaaacttcacgaatccattcacaatcccagataaggacaggctctactccttagcctctggttctcctacatccaaggatgttgagagggatgtgctggaagctgacgctgtaggaaaagctgcaaaggctgactttattacacgtttgcagagcggccaccaaggaagcttcttcgacccaatcaaaaggaagaaactcaagaccatggaggcatgcaacaagaagatcaagctcacatcatcgcaaggaaag gtcatacagtatcaggagcaaagcaatgttgcattccttctccttgtgaagtcacagtgcctagatgaaccaattgacttggatgaactcatgaagtacagcctgatgccagtgcctccaagtattggaacatcagatggattttttgcgaagaccaacaaagccaccattctgcactacctgatggaagagttcaaccaagatgagctgccttatccaaaggatgccctattcatccaggatggaatggcacttctccatgtcctttctaacttgcccccgacctgtggggagatctgccttcagatacttgaccagatgattgccaaaaaacatttcttgttctcaactgacagctattttccgggatccatcaaagctcaggaaagacttcgacgtggca GCTGGCAACCTAACAAAAAGTCATCGAAGAGCCATTTGATGTTCATTAGAAGTATCATGGGACAGAGCAGCGAATGGCGGGTGAAACAAAAATCTCAACATAATGTTCAAATTGTAAAAAATGGGTCAGGTAAGACCCATTTAGCAGGTTTCAAGATGTGTCAAGCAAATTATATTCTATGCAGCGTTTTTGATTAA